Within the Vicinamibacteria bacterium genome, the region CAGGTAGGGCAGCATCGCGTCGAGCACTTCCGGGGCCAGCGGCGTCGTCGCGTTGTAGTCGAGGTAGACTTCTTGTCCGGTCATTAACCTAGCCCTGTTTCTTTTCTACCACAAACGAGACTTCGAAGCCCACCGGAGTCGCGCGGCGCATCGCGTGTCAAACCGTTTGGCCGTGTGTTAGCATGGACACTTATGGATGAAATCCTCGACCCGATCCTCGCCGCGCGCGAGCCGCGGAAGATTGAGAACATCCAGTATCTACTCGACGACGGGGTCGCAAGGATTCGTTTCAAGCGTCCCGAAGCGGCTAACGCGCTCAACCTGGCGGTTTTGGAAGACCTCATCCACGCCCTGGAGCAGCTGGAGCTCAAGGAGGCGGCGAAAGTCGTGGTCATCCAGGGAGACGAAAAGGCCTTTTCGAGCGGACTCGATATCGCCGAGCACACCGAAGACAGCGTTTATCAGCTTCTCGATGCATTTCACCGGGCGATACGCCGGCTCGTCGACCTCGGAGCCGTGAGCTTTTCCGTGGTCAAAGGTATGGCTCTGGGGGCCGGCTGCGAGCTCGCCGCCGCCTGCGACTTCTGCTTTGCCGCCGACAACGCAAAGCTTGGCCAGCCGGAGCTCAAGGCCGGTCTCTTTCCCTCCGTCGCTCCGGTAATCTATCCGAGGTTGCTGGGCCTCCACCGGACGTTCGAACTGATCTTGACCGGCCGGATTTACGACGGCCGCGAGGCGGAGTCGATCG harbors:
- a CDS encoding enoyl-CoA hydratase/isomerase family protein, producing MDEILDPILAAREPRKIENIQYLLDDGVARIRFKRPEAANALNLAVLEDLIHALEQLELKEAAKVVVIQGDEKAFSSGLDIAEHTEDSVYQLLDAFHRAIRRLVDLGAVSFSVVKGMALGAGCELAAACDFCFAADNAKLGQPELKAGLFPSVAPVIYPRLLGLHRTFELILTGRIYDGREAESIGLVTRSFASDRLDLEVEKWIQFLQGFSTPVLRLARRAISDAANLPLEDGLRHLETIYLDQLMATEDAAEGLRALRERRPPVWKHR